The genomic stretch TGCAGGTTTCCGGTGTGGTTTCCGCAACTCCGGCCACCAGCTCCATAGGCTGGGTAATTTCCACTGTTCTGGTAATGGTACACCCCAAATCATCTTGAATGATGATATCATAGGTTCTTGGTGCCAAATCGTTGAACGTTTTTCTGTTAGGGTTATCGGGGTCGTCACCTTCGAAAAACTCGCTCAAGGTATCGGAAATGGAATATCGTATCTGACCTGTTCCACCGCTTGCTTCAATAATGATCTGCCCGTTCATATCCCCCGCACACATTACCGGTACAGCTTCCAAATAATCCAACACCAATGGGTCTTTTGGTTCAATTTCAATGCGGTCGGACATCACCTCGCATCCACCACTTTGTGCATAGACATAATAGATTCCCGGGTTCAGTTCCCTGAAAATACCTGAATTCTGGGTCGGGCGCACTATTGATGCTGCCGAAACAGGCAACGTATTGGAGTTAACCAAGGTATAGGTGTAGTTTCCGATTCCCCCAAATGCTTCGGAACGAATGATTCCGGTAGCTTCTCCTGCACAGTTGATCGTAGCGTTCAACAGATCAAGATCGATCACCAAAGGTGCTGCAGGGTCCAAAGAAATTTGGTTGGATGTTTCATACGGACACCAATTGTCGTTTTGTACTTCGTACTGGAACGGTCCTGGATCTGTGGTAATGTCCACAGCAATTTGAACACTTGTCATGCCAACTCCGAAATCAACAAAAGTATCACTTGTCCCTGCTTTTCTATAGGAATAATTGACACCCGGCTCTGGATTGGTCACCTCGAGCTCCATTCTACCCAAATCCCCACAACCCGGCGGTTGAAGCTCCCTCAATTCGGCAACCACTATTTCCGGGTCCGTAATGGTTATCAAATCTGTTTGGGCACTACAGTTCCAGCCATCAAAAATGGTGATTCTGTAGTCTCCTGCGGAAAGATTGCCAAATCGGGGCGTAGTTTGTAGACCACTGTTGGTACCGTCCGTAATTCTGTTCAATTGATAGAGATAGTTGCCAGGCCCTTGTCCTCCTGCCTCATTATAGGCTTCTATTATGGCATCGTTATCATTGTTGCACGCCAATGGGCTAACAATACGAATATCCGCTGTAATTTCTATTGGTGGAAGCAAATCTACATCTATTGTAGACTCACAACCCCTTAAATCCCTCACATTTACAGTGTAGGTATCCGTTGATAGATTTTCGAATACTGGATTGGTATTGGGGTAATCCACCAATATGGTTCCATCGGATGCCACCAGTTGATATTCATAGGTACCCCATCCTCCATCACCTGAAGCTGTAATCTCTCCCAGTCCGGGCACATTACAGGTAACCGGGGATGTTTGTACCGCATCAACAGTCAATCCCCTATCGGGCGAACGAACGGTTGTAACATTACTTACGGTATCGCAGTACGGCGAATCCAATGCTTCTACTCGGACCACCAAGTTGCCTGCAGGAACGTTTTCAATACGCTCTGGGGTATTGATAGGTGAATTGGTATCAAAAGTGCCTGTGATGCCCGTAGTCGTTTCCACTCCTGAGTTATCACGCGTAAAGACCTCATAATTATATTGACCACTGTAATTATTGATGGCCAAACTAATAACACCATCGGAACCGTTAAAACAAGTTACGGGTTCCACTTCGGCGATAACCGCTTCAATGGTATTGTACTCTGGCATGTTGACGGTAGTCGTCAAATAACTACATCCGCCACTTCCCACATCGGTGACAGCAAAAATATAGTTTCCGGGCGTGGCAATATCCCAAGTGACCCTATCGCTTCCTCCCGAGTTACGGGCAGGTTCGGAGCCCAAGGGCAGTATCTGCACTTCATAATCTCCAGGACCCTCGTTTACTATGATATCAATGGAACCTGCGCTTACGCCACTTCCTGATGCATCACAGGTAATCGGATTCACATTGTAGCTAAAAGTGATGTCCGTTGGGGCTGGGATGAAGACAGTATCCGTAATTTCACAACCACTTTGGTCACGTACCGTTAAGATAATCGTCTGGTCGGTTCCATTATCAATAACAGGAAACCGATTATCATTAAACTGAAAATTGGTCCCATCGAACTGCGGTGTACCATCATTCATACTATAACTATAGGGCCCAGTTCCAGTGAATGTTCCTGTTCCATCCCCATTTGTATCAACATAAACGTCGATATAGGCCATACTAAATTGGTTACTGGAAGGATTACAACTGAACTCGGTATTCACCGCATTGATCTGCAGTTGCGTAGGTTCATTTATTGTAATATCACCAGAACGAACAGCACATCCCCTATTGGAAACCACCTCAACTTGATACGTTCCTGGCTCCAAATCGTCAAAAAGATTCATCGGTTGTGGCCCTGCCACTACTGTTGCTGTAGAACCTTGGTACAGCACATAGTTAATCGGAGTATCGGTGGCAGTCAACGGGTCCAATTCCACAGAAATGGTTCCATCATCAGCTCCAAAACATGTAATGTCACTTTTTGGTGTGGCGGTAATAGCAGGTGTATCCACTGTGGAGACAATCACCTCAGCTTCATCGGAACACAATGGAGTTGTGTTTGAATCTAAATCCGTAACCAAAATATTGTAGTTACCAGGGTCAACATTATTAAAAATATTGTTATTGATTTGTGGAGGCCCTACATTGGCCATTCCATTATCCACATCTCTTAGTTGGTATTGAAAATTACCACTACCCCCTGTCGTATTTACGGTAATTACACCATCACCAGCGTTACAGGTCGGATAGGATGTGGCATCGGCTGAAATCGCGAAGAAATCAAATACCTCAGCGGTCACTGTGTTGGTACATCCGTTGCCGTCCCTTACGGTGATCACATAACTTCCAGGATTAGGTACCACAAATGACGTACTTGATTGGAAACCGCTTCCAAGATCATACTGGAACGTTTCTTCCGGTAATCCGGAACCTGTGGAAAGTGGAGAAACAATATTGATTTGATACCCACTTGTGGCGGTACACTGGTTTACCACGTCGATTACCGGGTCGGGCACTCCCGCCTCTTGGGTCACCGTTAATGTGGTCAAAGCGGTACAGCCATTGGCATCCTGTACATAAAAATCGTAGTCAGCCGGATATGGCCCGGGTACCTCAAAAGTGGTTTCTGATGTAAATGTTGATGGCGCTGCACTTCCGGTGGGCACATAGGCATAACCGTAGGGTTCGGTGCTTCCAAAGCCTCTTACCGTAACCAAAGCTCCAGCATTACAGGTAGCTTCCACAAAATTGTCAATGGCTATGGAGACGGAACTGATATCGATAAAAGCCAAAGTGCTTCCACTACATCCGTTGGTGTCGTCGGTAACAATGATTTGATAGTTTCCGGGAGCCAATCCTGTAACCGTTCCATTGTACGGTATGGTTTCACCAGTAAATGTATCGGTTGAAACGGTTGCCCCAGTATCCGTATTTTCGACGGTCACGGTAAAATTGCCCGGTGCCGAAATTCCAGAGACCTCATAATCAATGGAACCGCTGCCCGCTACGTTACACGAAGCCGCCAATGATGTTGCGCTAACAGCAACAGGACTGGTTGGACCAATGGGTTCAATTTCTTCAATATAGGTACAGCCGTTAGCATCCCTTACTTCAACAAAGTAAGTGACACCGGGAACGACTTGACCGGTTACATCAAAAATATCGTTGTTAGGGCCCTCTCCAAGTGTCCATGTCGGGTCTCCCACAAGTCTAAATTCATAAGGTTCGGTCCCCCCACTGGCCTGAACACGATATGGGAATGAAGTATCAGAACATACGGTTGGTTCTGCATCAATAGGTGTCAAATCCAATTCGTTTTGGTCTATGACCACCTGAACGCGGTCCTCGCACCCAAGAGCATTGGTAACTACCACGGTATAGTTTCCAAGAGGTAGGTTGGGAAAGGTTACCGTTGGGTCTGGTGAGCCTGGTGATGAAGCTACGGTCCCTCCAAATTCATCGACCAATACATAATCATAAGGTGCAGCCGCTCCTGAAATTACATTCGCTTGGATAGATCCGTATACCTGATTAAAGATTGATGAACAAACGGCATCCGTAGGTGTGGCCGTGGCATCCAATGGATCGCTGGAACCTATGGTCACATCATATATTGGGCTAACACAACCTCTGCTATCACGGATAACGAACCCTGTATGTGTACCTGCTCCATATCCCGAGAATATATTTTGACTGCCAAAGGTTGTTCCCCCATCATTACTGTATTCGTAAGGAGGTATCCCTTGTGTTGTATCCGGAATCAGTTCCACAATGCCACTTGTATCATCCCCACATTGCGTGTCTGTTCCCACCACACTACCTGCAATGGTCTCTGGAGGCGATATGGTCACAGTATTGGTTTGCGTGGTACAGCCACGGGCATCGGTAATACTGAACTGGAAGGTGGTATCGGTAATGATCGAACCATCGTTCGGAATACTGTACACAAACGAATTTCCTGTAATATTGTTATTGTCCGAAGTATATGGGGCACCGTTGATGCTCACTTCATAAAAATCATAATCGCCTGATGAGGTGTATCCATTCCTGATATCCACTTGAATTTGACCAGGAGGGCCTGCACAGTCCAACTCTTGAATTATTGAAGCGTCCGCCATTACTTGGGGCTGTATGGTCGCGGTAACGGTATCCCTACAATCGTTGGCATCCACCACCTCAATGGTATATGTACCCGGCGTAAGTCCCGCAAAGCTATTGCTTCCTCCCAATACCCCACCATTGATTCGATATTGGTAGGGCGCCAATCCGCCCGAAGCATTTACCGCAAGGGTAGCTGCGGTAAAGTTATCGTAACAGAAATCCGATGCACCGTTATCCAAAGTCAGTGTTGGCGCATTTATACGGGTCAACGTAAAACTTTCGGTCACGGTACATCCGTTGGCATCGGTTACCCTGACCTGGTAGGTTCCTTCTTGCGAAAGGTTGGAGAATGTACTTCCGTTCTTTGGTCCCCGTGTGGAGCCATCGGGCTGTGTCAAGGTATATCGGTTACCGCCCCATCCGCCAACGGTATTTACACGAACGGCTCCCGTGTTTCCATTCTGGCAGCTCATTGCAGTTACATCCAAACTTGAAATATCGAATGCAGTGGATGGTTCTTCAATGACCAAGGTAGCTGTGTCCACACAATTGGTTTCTTCATCGGTAACGGTAATCACGTAGCTTCCGGCGGACAAACCTGTCAACGCTACAATGCTATCGCTCTCCCCTGTGAAAACTGTCCCGCCATCGATACTATAACTGTAGGTGGAGTTGAATCCATCCACCAAAAATCGTCCTTGTCCGTCGGAATCGCCCACACAGGTAACCACTCGGGTCTGTTGCCCTTGCACGCCTATGGAGCTGATATCAGTAATGGCATAATTTTCTTCGTAAGAACAACCTTCATCATCGGTTACCCTAAAGGTATATGTACCCAAGCCCAATCCAGTAAACGTATTATTGTTCCCATTGTTTACCGCACTTGTCGATGGTGAAATAATTTCATAAGTATAGGTACCTGAACCACCTGTTACGCTTAAATCCAAAGATGCTGTTGTGGTGATACAATCCAGGCTCGAGATACTGAAATCGATATTCGTTGGTTTGTTCAAGCTGTTGAAAGGAATATCTGGCAACGTTTGCACACACCCATTGGCATCACGGACCATGGGAGTATAAGTTCCGACTCCCAAATTGGAGAACACATTATTGCTTCCAAAACCGGCACCAATACTATATTCATAAGGTCCAGTTCCCCCAGAAACCCCGGAGATGGTGATTTGTCCTCCGTTTTCATCGGTACAGACAGGAAAACTATCTGGTGTAGCGGTTGCCGTGATGGTTGATGGCGTTCCTATGGTTACTGTTTGGGGCGAAGTTGTACAAGTGAATGCGTCTTGTTCATACCTCAAAACCAAGTCGTAAGTACCCGGTGCCAAATTGGAAAACACATTGCTTATCTGAAAGCTACCTCCATTATTGATACTATATGCAATTTCATAACCAAACCCACTGGTGACGTTTACCGTGATCCTACCATCGTTGGCACCACCACAATTAGCGTCTTCTTCAACATAGCTGAAAACGGGCGGCGGAATATTTTCCACATCTACTGCCGCGGTTCGCTGGCACCCATTGGCATCTTCCACTAAAATATTGTAGGTTCCTGCCGTTGATACGGAGAAACTGGTGGTGCTCGGGTACGTTGGGCCAAATGCCCCGCCATCCACACTAATTCGGTAGGGTGCGGTACCGCCGGTTGTGGCTACGTTTACATTGACCGATGTTGCACCGCATCCAAAACTATCGGATGCCGTTGCCGAAACAGCCAATGGACTAATTCCTCCCCCTATCACGATCGGGTCACCATCAATATCGGAGGTAATGGTCTCCGAACAATTATTGGTTTCAACACGAATATTGTAGGTACCCGGACTTACATTTGCAAATGTATACGTATCAGCTCCGTTGGGGCCAAACGTATCTACCGTAACACCGTTTTTCACCAATCTGTAGGTGTAAAAACCGGGCACTCCGGAAACGGCAACATCAATGCTGCCCAGTTCACCGCTGCACAAAATATCATGGGCGGTAACATCTACATTGATGTCAAGATCATCTACCCTCAACAAGTTTGATGGAAAAACACATGCCGTTTCGGAAACATTTTTCAATCGAACATACACACGGTAATCGCCCGAAGCGGGAATATCGAAGAACGGAGCATCTTGATAGGGACCTGCGGCACTGTTCAAACTGTACTCATAACCGGCAGGGACATTGGTCACCTCTACCCTTCCCGGGTTACCACAAATAATATCCTCTTTGATAAGTTGGGGGTTCAATGGGTTGAGGGTCGACTTGAAATAATAATATTGACCAGAATTTACCCGCACACGGAATTCGCCCGCAGTGGCCAGATTGAAGGTAGCTCCAGTACCCACGGTGTTCCAAGTACAGGCATTGTTTATAGTGGGGCAATCTTCCACTACCGTTGGTGCACAGCTGTTGGGGTCGAGCCTTTGCCATTGGTAAGAACTCCCCGATTGGCTCAAGGTGAGCGTCCGGGTATCACTGGTTCCGCATAAAAAGAACTTGGCCACTGTACTCCCATCATTGGGACACACGACCTCTTCGTTGGCACCATTGATGATGGTGGCGAACATAGCAGTTGTTGCGAACAGCTCTCCTTCTTCGTTGGATGCATTTTTTGAGGTTGCATCTGAAATCTTTTTCTGGGTATCGGGCCCTGTTTCCTTCGATACTATTTTTGTGAGTATACGAGCTACATGGGTTTTGGCCAATACCGTGGAACCGAAGATTGATATGAACACCAACAACACGGCATATAGCAAATGCCTTGTTTTTTGTGGGAGCATAGGTTAAGTCTTGTTAAGAAGAACATTCAGATTTGGGATCTCAATATTCTTTAATTGTAATTTTCTGTTCTTATAAAATTTCTCTTTATCTTATATGGCACAGCTCAAAAAAAGGCCGTTCATCCATAAAATCTGTTATTTCAACGTAAAATTATGCAAAATAGTCTCTTAATACCCTATTTTTTCGTTGTACTGCTAAGTACATCCTGCGCACAAACCGCCGATCAAGATATAAATCTTCCCCAAAGCACCGATTTTACTGTGGAATTGGTGATTGGAAATATTGAGAACGGATGGGGAATGGTTTTCTTGCCCGACAACTCAATTTTATTGTCCGAAAAATCAGGAAAGCTCCTACTTTACAAAGCTGGCAACGTAACAGAAGTCAAGAATACGCCACAGGTTTACAACAGGGGCCAAGGTGGCTTGATGGATATTGAGCTGCATCCGGACCACGCCAGCAATGGCTGGATATATTTCTCCTACGCCTCTTTCGAAGGAGAGGACAAAGGGGGAAATACCGCCATCATGCGGGCCAAGTTATCCAACAACACATTGACGGACATACAACAACTGTACAAGGCAAGTCCCAATTCCACAAGGGGCCAGCACTTTGGTTCCAGAATAGAGTTTGATAACGAAGGCTATCTATTTTTCTCTATTGGAGAAAGAGGCAACAGGGATGTAAACCCTCAAGATATTACTCGGGACGGAGGCAAAATCTATCGCCTTCATGATGATGGCAGTATCCCTAGCGACAATCCATTTGTAAATGACTCGGGAGCAAAAAAAGCTATTTGGAGCTATGGACATCGAAATCCACAGGGTTTGGCACTGCACCCTGAGACAGGTGCATTATGGGAACATGAACATGGACCACGTGGCGGCGACGAAATCAACATCATACAAAAAGGGAAAAACTACGGATGGCCCGTAATTACCTTCGGGATTAATTATAGCGGTACGGAAATTACCGATGAAACCTCCCGGCCCGGTATGGAACAGCCACTGTATCAATGGACACCCTCCATTGCACCCTCGGGCATGGCGTTCATTACTTCCGGGAAATACCCCGAATGGGAAGGCAACCTATTGGTGGGTTCGTTAGCCTTTCAATATTTGGAGCGCTTGGAACTACAGAACAACAAAGTGGTCTACCGCGAAAAATTATTGGACGGCATGGGAAGGGTACGCAACGTTAGGCAGGCTCCCGATGGCTTTATCTATGTAAGCATAGAAAATAAGGGCATTTACCGATTGGAACCTAAGTAACCTTATTTTTTTAGGGCATCGACGGCCAACTTTACGGAGCCGTACTTTTTGAGGGCCCTTTCGGCGTCATCGTAATCAAGACCAAGCTCTTCCATAATATAGCGGGTTCCCCTGTCCACCAATTTGGTATTGCTCAATTGCATGTTCACCATTTTATTTCCTTTTACCCGCCCCACACGTATCATTAAAGCAGTGGAAATCATGTTGAGCACTAATTTTTGACTGGTCCCACTTTTCATACGGGTACTTCCCGTTAAAAATTCGGGCCCCACATTAACCCCAATGGGGATATCCGTGGCTTGGGCCAAAGGTGAGCCTGGATTATTGGTGATGCCCACCGTTAAGATTCCGTTAGCCTTGGCATCCGCAACACCTCCCAACACATAAGGAGTGGTACCGGACGCTGCAATGCCCACCAAAACATCATTTTTGTTTATGTCGTACTCCTGAAGATCTTTCCAAGCCTGTTTCGTATCGTCCTCCGCATTTTCCACGGCCTTACGGATAGCTTTGTCGCCCCCTGCAATGAGGCCAATAACTTTATCGTAGGGCATACCGAAGGTCGGCGGTATTTCGGAAGCATCCAAAATGCCCAATCTTCCGCTGGTACCCGCACCAATATAAAATAATCGTCCGCCCTTTTCAAAACGTTCCGCCGCTTCATCTACCACTTTGGCCACTTGTGGCAATACCATTTGTACAGCATCGGCCACTTTTTTGTCCTCGTTGTTTATATTGGTCACGATATCCAAAGTATCCATCTTATCCAATCCATCGTAGTGAGATGGTTCCTCGGTAATCTTAATGTGTTTTTCTACCACTATTTATAGTATTTGAATGTTCAAATTTTTAAATGCTTCTAGTTTTGCGTCCCAGGGCTCAAGTTCTGTAATCATGACATCGATTTCCTCCACACTACATATCTTATAGCGCTGCAAGGATCCTATCTTTTCCGAGATGCAGGGAGAGACTACCTTTCTGGAACTATGGATCATGGCCTTTTTCATTTGCACTATCTCCCAATCAAACTCTGTCAACCCTTCCATTGGGTGGATCGAGTTGGTACCCAAAAAACAAATATCCACCTTTATTTCGGAGAGCATATTTATGGCACTGCCACCAACTGTAATCTGGGAATCCTTGGAAAGGCGTCCCCCTATAAAAATGACTTCAATATTGCTTTTTCCCAAAAGTTGGACCGCAATCGGAAGACTCGGGGTAAAGCAGGTCAACTTCATTTTTGGGGGTAATTTTCTGGCCAGTTCCAAATTGGTAGTACCTCCGCTCAACAAAATCACCTGCCCGTCCTTGATCAAACCTAGGGCCTTCTCCGCTATTTGTGATTTTTTTTCAAGGGAATAAATCTTTTTCCCTGTTGGATTATAATTGTTGAACCCCAACGAGACAGCACCACCATGTACCTTTTTCAATTGTTTTGCAGTATGTAACTCCTTAATATCCCTACGGATGGTATCCACCGAAACATTCAGCTCATCGGCAATGTCCGTCAAAAGAATCCTGTTATGGATCCCGACCTCGTTCAATATAAACTGCTGCCTTTCTTCTTTTAACATAGGCGATAAAGTTAAATAAATATCAAAAGTATCGCTAACAATGGCAAAATACTGCAAAAATTTGCGGTTTACCACGTAAACTTATTTAAAAATGCATTTAATTGCAGTTTTTGCAGTTTTTTGCATATATTTGGAACTAACTTTTTCAGCATTCTGCTAAAATTTTATTTATTTTCTTATGTACCAGCCTTATCAGGAAGAATTAAGATTTGAAAAAATCCGCACTATTATCCACGGGGATTCAGATGCAGCTTCGTTGTCCGTTGCCAACGAGATTGCCAGTTTGATCAAACAAAAACAAGAACAGGGAACTAAAGCTGTTCTAGGTTTGGCAACAGGCTCAACGCCTGTGAAAGTTTATGATTACTTGGTCCAGTTCCACAAAGAAGGACGATTGAGTTTCAAAAATGTAATCACATTCAATTTGGACGAGTACTTTCCAATGGAGCCCGATTCCATTCACAGTTACGTGAGGTTCATGAACGAACATTTGTTCGACCATATCGACATTGAACCGCACAATGTCCACATCCCGGACGGAAATCTTTCCATGGACGAGGTTAGAAAATATTGCGATGATTATGAAGAAAAAATCAAGAATGTAGGCGGAATCGATATTCAAGTTCTTGGAATTGGAAGAACCGGCCACATCGGTTTTAACGAGCCTGGTTCCACACTTAACAGTAAAACCCGATTGATTCGTTTGGACCGTGTTACCCGACTCGATGCCGCCAGCGACTTCTTTGGAGAGGAAAACGTTCCCAAAAGAGCAATAACCATGGGAGTGGGCACCATAATGAATGCCCGAAAAATAATCCTTATGGCATGGGGCGAGGGAAAGTCCAGTATTATACAACAAGCGGTCGAAGGCGAAATCAAAGAATCCGTACCGGCCACGTTCCTACAACATCATGAAAATTGTGATTTTGTTCTGGACGAGGCAGCAGCCTCTTCCCTAACAAGAATTAAAACCCCTTGGTTGGCCACTGAATGTGATTGGGACGAAAAACTTATCAAAACTGCTACTATTTGGCTTTCCGAAAAACTGAACAAAGCAATTTTGAAGTTGACCAACGAGGATTACAATGAGTACGGAATGGGTAATCTCATTGCGGAAATCGGTTCAGCAGAACAAATCAACCTTAAAGTATTCAATCAACTACAACATACCATAACCGGTTGGCCGGGCGGAAAACCCAATGCAGACGACAGTCAAAGACCCGAAAGAGCAAAACCTCACCCCAAAACCTCATTGATTTTTAGTCCGCACCCCGACGATGACGTTATTTCCATGGGAGGAACCTTATTAAGGCTGGTAGACCAAGGACATGATGTTCATGTAGCCTATCAAACTTCAGGAAACATTGCTGTGTTTGATGATGAGGTCATTCGCTTTTTGGATTTCGCCACGGACGTTCAAAAAGACAACAAAGATCTTAGAAAGAAGTTTAAAGAGGTGCGCGAATTTTTGGCCAACAAAAAGCCTGGGGAACTCGATAGCCCAGAAGTACAGCAGTTCAAAGGACTCATAAGAAAAGGAGAAGCATTGGCCGCTTGTAGATATTGCGGTGTGCCCGAAGAAAATGCCCACTTCCAAAATCTACCTTTCTACGAAACCGGTGCCGTTAGAAAAAAGCCGCTTTCAGATGAAGACGTGCAGATAACGTATGATTTGCTGAACAAATTAAAACCGCATCAAATTTTTGCCGCTGGTGATTTGTCCGACCCGCATGGAACACATAGGGTATGTCTTCAGATCATATTCAAGGCCCTTGAAAAATTGAAGGAAGACCGTGTGGAATGGATCAGAAACTGCTACGTATGGCTGTATCGCGGTGCTTGGCAGGAATGGGACATTGCCGACATGGAAATGGCCGTACCAATTGGCCCGAAGGACATGGCCCGAAAAATCAATGCCATTTTCAAGCACCAATCCCAAAAGGACAGTGCCATGTTCCCTGGCAACGACGAAAGGGAGTTCTGGCAACGTGCTGAGCAAAGAAACAAAGACACAGCTAACCGATATAATGCGCTAGGAATGGCAGAATACGAAGCCATGGAAGGCTTTGTGCGCTATCATTTTTAATGAAGAAAAAAACTACTCGTTCTAACTAAACTCAATTAAATTAAACTACTCATTTTTATGCGAAAACTTCATGACTACTTAGGATTGAGGTTCCAATTGGTGCTATTTGTGCTCTTGGCATCCACGCTTTCAGCGTTTGCCCAGAGCCAATACACCTTTACTGGAACTGTAACAGAAGCCGGCACCGAACTTCCTTTGGCGGGCGCTTCGGTTTTTATTGAAAACACATCTTTCGGTACAGTAACCGATTTTGATGGTAACTACAGCTTTACGGCAACTTTGGAAACCGGATCACAGACATTGGTGTTCAGCTCTCTTGGTTTTACGACCCAGAAAATTGCTGTAGATGCCGGAAGTGGACAAACAATCTCCACCGACATTGCGCTTGCTGAAGACCTTTTGAGCCTCGACGAGGTCGTTGTCACCGGTTCGGGATCAGGTGTCAACAAAAGGACGCTTGGTAATGCCATTTCTTCTGTTAAAGCCGAAGATTTAACGGATAACGGGGCAACACAGATTGATCAAGCTATTGCCGGAAAAATCACCGGGGCCTTGGTTCAACAAAACTCTGGTGACCCTGCGGGCGGTATAAGCATCCGTTTGAGGGGACCGAGTACCATTTCCGGTAACTCCGACCCACTCTACATTGTAGACGGAATCATTATTAGCAACTCCAGTAACGAGTTGGTAGACCTTGGTGGTAATTCCCAAAACCGCTTAGCGGACATTAACCCTAACGACATCGAGAAAATCGAGGTGATCAAAGGTGCGGCCGCAGCGGCAATCTATGGCTCCCGGGCCAGTAACGGAGTGGTGCAGATCTTTACCAAACAAGGTAGGACCGGTAAACCAAAATTCACCTTCATGACCAACACACGGATCAATGAGCTCCGCAAGGAAATAGATTACAATACAGTTCCATTGGCATGGGAAGTTCCCGGTGACCGAAACAACTTGGACACCTATGAAGTTGAACGCTATAACCTGCAAGATGCTTTTTTTGAAACTGGTTTTGGCGTAGAAAACTACTTATCCATGACAGGGGGTTCCGAAAAAACATCATACTATTTGTCGGCCTCCCACCTAGACAACGAAGGTATTGTGAAGAACACCAACTTTAAGCGATACGGGTTCAAAGCAAACTTGACCCAAAAAGCTACTGATTGGCTGGATATTACAGGAGGGTTCAACTATGTGCGCAGTGTAAGCAAAGATGTGCCGAACGGTGGTATCAACAACGCATATGGTGCCATCACAGGTTTTGTGTTCAGCGACAACTCCATTGATCCATCACCAGACGATTCCGGTGTTTATCCAGTAACCTCCCCGGCAGTGGCGCGGACCAATCCAGCAGAAGCTGTTGACCGTTTTGATTTTGGCCAAAAAACCAACCGCTTTATTACCAGCAT from Flagellimonas oceani encodes the following:
- a CDS encoding PQQ-dependent sugar dehydrogenase is translated as MQNSLLIPYFFVVLLSTSCAQTADQDINLPQSTDFTVELVIGNIENGWGMVFLPDNSILLSEKSGKLLLYKAGNVTEVKNTPQVYNRGQGGLMDIELHPDHASNGWIYFSYASFEGEDKGGNTAIMRAKLSNNTLTDIQQLYKASPNSTRGQHFGSRIEFDNEGYLFFSIGERGNRDVNPQDITRDGGKIYRLHDDGSIPSDNPFVNDSGAKKAIWSYGHRNPQGLALHPETGALWEHEHGPRGGDEINIIQKGKNYGWPVITFGINYSGTEITDETSRPGMEQPLYQWTPSIAPSGMAFITSGKYPEWEGNLLVGSLAFQYLERLELQNNKVVYREKLLDGMGRVRNVRQAPDGFIYVSIENKGIYRLEPK
- the murQ gene encoding N-acetylmuramic acid 6-phosphate etherase encodes the protein MDTLDIVTNINNEDKKVADAVQMVLPQVAKVVDEAAERFEKGGRLFYIGAGTSGRLGILDASEIPPTFGMPYDKVIGLIAGGDKAIRKAVENAEDDTKQAWKDLQEYDINKNDVLVGIAASGTTPYVLGGVADAKANGILTVGITNNPGSPLAQATDIPIGVNVGPEFLTGSTRMKSGTSQKLVLNMISTALMIRVGRVKGNKMVNMQLSNTKLVDRGTRYIMEELGLDYDDAERALKKYGSVKLAVDALKK
- a CDS encoding DeoR/GlpR family DNA-binding transcription regulator, translating into MLKEERQQFILNEVGIHNRILLTDIADELNVSVDTIRRDIKELHTAKQLKKVHGGAVSLGFNNYNPTGKKIYSLEKKSQIAEKALGLIKDGQVILLSGGTTNLELARKLPPKMKLTCFTPSLPIAVQLLGKSNIEVIFIGGRLSKDSQITVGGSAINMLSEIKVDICFLGTNSIHPMEGLTEFDWEIVQMKKAMIHSSRKVVSPCISEKIGSLQRYKICSVEEIDVMITELEPWDAKLEAFKNLNIQIL
- the nagB gene encoding glucosamine-6-phosphate deaminase, whose amino-acid sequence is MYQPYQEELRFEKIRTIIHGDSDAASLSVANEIASLIKQKQEQGTKAVLGLATGSTPVKVYDYLVQFHKEGRLSFKNVITFNLDEYFPMEPDSIHSYVRFMNEHLFDHIDIEPHNVHIPDGNLSMDEVRKYCDDYEEKIKNVGGIDIQVLGIGRTGHIGFNEPGSTLNSKTRLIRLDRVTRLDAASDFFGEENVPKRAITMGVGTIMNARKIILMAWGEGKSSIIQQAVEGEIKESVPATFLQHHENCDFVLDEAAASSLTRIKTPWLATECDWDEKLIKTATIWLSEKLNKAILKLTNEDYNEYGMGNLIAEIGSAEQINLKVFNQLQHTITGWPGGKPNADDSQRPERAKPHPKTSLIFSPHPDDDVISMGGTLLRLVDQGHDVHVAYQTSGNIAVFDDEVIRFLDFATDVQKDNKDLRKKFKEVREFLANKKPGELDSPEVQQFKGLIRKGEALAACRYCGVPEENAHFQNLPFYETGAVRKKPLSDEDVQITYDLLNKLKPHQIFAAGDLSDPHGTHRVCLQIIFKALEKLKEDRVEWIRNCYVWLYRGAWQEWDIADMEMAVPIGPKDMARKINAIFKHQSQKDSAMFPGNDEREFWQRAEQRNKDTANRYNALGMAEYEAMEGFVRYHF